A single window of Undibacterium sp. 5I1 DNA harbors:
- the clpS gene encoding ATP-dependent Clp protease adapter ClpS, with protein sequence MGNKQGNGTILERQAQKLKPPSMYQVALLNDDYTPMEFVVAIIQEYFNKDRETAMQIMLKVHRDGKGICGVYTKDVALTKVELVLTHARKAGHPLQCVMEEV encoded by the coding sequence ATGGGAAACAAGCAAGGAAACGGTACGATACTGGAGCGGCAAGCCCAAAAGCTTAAACCTCCATCCATGTACCAAGTGGCGCTGCTCAATGATGACTACACTCCGATGGAGTTTGTAGTGGCCATCATTCAGGAGTATTTTAATAAAGACCGCGAAACCGCGATGCAGATCATGCTTAAGGTACACCGGGACGGCAAAGGCATCTGTGGGGTTTATACCAAGGATGTCGCTTTAACCAAAGTGGAACTGGTGTTGACGCACGCTCGTAAGGCAGGGCACCCCCTGCAATGTGTGATGGAGGAAGTATGA
- a CDS encoding transposase, whose amino-acid sequence MNPTQRLLIMQRWNLLQHDLLPEIKQQCGSLTPKLEKLIHVLDWVRIEEFVSDQWQGIGRKPHDRGALASAFIAKAVLGLNTTAALIERLTMDRSLKRLCGFEMWKEVPNEATFSRAFGEFAQAKLAEKVHEALIKSYLGDSLIGHISRDGTAIAAREKPKKHMKVVSVEKAQKQRRGRPKKGEIRPPKEEKVTKIGWQLTQTLPSIVNALPKECDRGTKCNAQGYKVSWNGYKLHIDTADCGVAISALLTSASVHDSQTAVPLATMTAARVTNLYDLMDAAYCSEELRAHSKSLGHVPLIDHNARGGEKKPFAPHEQQRYKERTQAERTNGRLKDEFGGTTVRVRGSEKVMSHLMFGLLVLTADQLMRLFT is encoded by the coding sequence ATGAATCCTACACAACGCCTGCTGATAATGCAACGCTGGAATTTACTGCAACACGATTTGCTACCGGAGATAAAACAGCAATGCGGGTCACTGACGCCGAAGCTGGAAAAATTGATTCATGTACTAGACTGGGTGCGCATCGAAGAATTTGTGTCGGACCAATGGCAAGGGATAGGACGCAAACCGCATGACCGTGGTGCATTGGCCAGCGCCTTCATCGCCAAAGCTGTGTTGGGGCTCAATACAACAGCGGCCTTAATAGAACGATTGACGATGGATCGCAGTTTAAAACGGCTGTGCGGCTTTGAGATGTGGAAAGAAGTTCCGAATGAAGCCACTTTTTCGCGCGCCTTTGGCGAATTTGCCCAAGCCAAATTAGCGGAGAAAGTGCACGAAGCGCTGATCAAGAGTTATTTAGGCGACAGCCTCATTGGACACATCAGCCGTGACGGCACGGCGATTGCGGCGCGCGAGAAGCCGAAGAAACACATGAAAGTTGTTTCCGTAGAAAAGGCCCAAAAGCAGCGCCGTGGACGGCCAAAGAAAGGCGAGATAAGGCCGCCAAAGGAAGAGAAAGTGACCAAGATAGGCTGGCAGTTGACGCAAACTTTACCGAGCATCGTCAATGCTTTACCCAAAGAGTGTGACCGCGGCACTAAATGCAATGCGCAAGGTTATAAAGTGAGTTGGAACGGCTACAAGCTGCATATCGACACCGCTGACTGCGGCGTTGCCATCAGTGCGCTATTGACCAGCGCCTCGGTGCACGATAGTCAAACGGCGGTGCCGTTAGCAACGATGACGGCCGCACGAGTAACGAATTTGTACGATTTGATGGATGCAGCGTATTGCAGTGAAGAGTTAAGGGCACACAGCAAAAGTCTTGGCCACGTGCCATTAATTGATCACAACGCACGCGGCGGGGAGAAGAAACCGTTCGCCCCGCATGAACAACAGCGTTATAAAGAACGCACGCAAGCTGAACGTACCAATGGCAGGCTGAAAGACGAATTTGGTGGCACGACAGTACGGGTGCGTGGTAGCGAAAAAGTGATGTCGCATTTGATGTTTGGTTTATTGGTATTGACCGCAGATCAGTTGATGCGTTTATTTACGTAA
- a CDS encoding cold-shock protein gives MATGTVKWFNDSKGFGFITPDDGGEDLFAHFSAIQMNGFKTLKEGQKVQFEVTQGPKGKQASNIQNP, from the coding sequence ATGGCAACAGGTACCGTCAAGTGGTTCAATGATTCCAAAGGCTTTGGCTTTATCACTCCGGATGACGGCGGTGAGGATTTGTTCGCCCACTTTTCCGCAATCCAGATGAACGGCTTTAAGACTTTAAAAGAAGGTCAAAAAGTACAGTTCGAAGTCACGCAAGGCCCTAAAGGCAAGCAAGCTTCCAACATCCAGAATCCTTAA
- a CDS encoding MFS transporter has product MSNLSIAPDGAASVKPVLTKNLVMFFAFCCGAIVSNIYYSQPLIELIAPEIGLTDSVASLIVSLTQAGYALGMLLLVPLGDLLENRKLMVSTLVVAMVSLVGAATAHSPNVFLLFSILIGFSSVSVQMIVPLAAHMADESSRGRVVGSVMSGLLFGILLSRPIASLIADHFGWRAVFLMASVLMVLIVVLLLVTMPKRQPAHSATYFQLLRSLLTLFRHQPVLRQRAFYQASMFGSMALFWTVAPVELARHFSFSQTQIALFALVGAAGAFAAPFAGRLADAGHGRIGSLMAMIGAILSFWPSLMIPALGVIGLGITAVLLDLCVQISMVIGQREVYALDPASRSRINSIYMTCIFAGGATGSGIGSSLYVSGGWMWVGTVGSLIASIALMKFLFDQRKSRS; this is encoded by the coding sequence ATGTCCAATCTTTCCATTGCACCCGACGGCGCAGCGTCAGTAAAGCCTGTACTGACCAAAAATTTAGTCATGTTCTTCGCATTCTGTTGTGGTGCGATTGTCTCTAATATTTATTATTCCCAGCCATTGATTGAACTGATTGCGCCAGAAATCGGCTTGACCGATAGCGTTGCCAGCTTGATCGTATCTCTGACGCAAGCAGGTTATGCGCTTGGGATGTTGTTGCTGGTGCCGCTTGGTGATTTGCTGGAAAACCGTAAGCTCATGGTCAGCACTTTGGTCGTTGCGATGGTGAGTCTGGTGGGTGCGGCGACCGCACATAGCCCCAATGTTTTTCTGCTCTTTTCTATCCTCATCGGATTTAGCTCTGTGTCTGTCCAAATGATCGTACCGCTGGCGGCACATATGGCAGATGAATCCAGCCGTGGTCGGGTAGTTGGAAGTGTCATGAGTGGTCTGTTGTTCGGCATTTTGCTATCACGCCCGATCGCGAGTCTGATCGCTGATCACTTCGGCTGGCGCGCCGTATTTTTGATGGCCAGCGTGTTAATGGTGCTAATTGTTGTGTTACTGCTGGTGACGATGCCTAAACGCCAGCCAGCACATTCTGCCACTTACTTTCAGCTATTGCGCTCTTTACTGACGCTATTTCGTCACCAGCCAGTGTTGCGGCAAAGAGCGTTTTATCAAGCGAGCATGTTTGGCTCTATGGCCTTATTTTGGACGGTTGCACCGGTAGAGCTGGCGCGTCACTTTAGTTTTTCTCAAACGCAGATAGCCCTGTTTGCTTTGGTTGGTGCTGCCGGTGCGTTTGCTGCGCCGTTTGCTGGCAGGCTTGCAGATGCGGGACATGGGCGCATCGGTAGTTTGATGGCGATGATCGGTGCCATTTTGAGTTTTTGGCCTTCGCTTATGATCCCCGCTTTAGGTGTGATCGGATTGGGAATCACTGCCGTATTGCTGGACTTGTGCGTGCAAATAAGTATGGTGATTGGTCAGCGGGAAGTGTATGCGCTAGACCCAGCTAGTCGCAGTCGTATCAACAGTATTTACATGACTTGTATTTTTGCCGGTGGTGCAACCGGATCGGGTATTGGCAGTAGCTTGTACGTTAGCGGTGGTTGGATGTGGGTCGGCACCGTGGGCAGTTTGATCGCCAGTATTGCGTTGATGAAGTTCTTGTTTGATCAGCGTAAAAGTAGATCGTAG
- a CDS encoding HlyD family efflux transporter periplasmic adaptor subunit: MTTDNDKLPNSNKRKFVLLGITLFFILAGIAYAIYYTLVLSKEVDTDNAYVGGNLVTLSSQVTGNVQEIRADETQLVKAGAEILKLDPIDANVALTQAEARLGTTVRQLRERYSNVAQYEATIELKKLSLKDAADDLARRQPLAADHTLSGEEVAHAKQAVDNAKASLDVAIKQADASRAAVAGVSLVENPSVLSAKADYVQAWLAARRNAVLAPVTGYVAKRSVQVGSRVTPGTTLMLIVPLDQLWVDANFKESELQNIRLGQAARIEADVYGSKVVYHGKVVGLSAGTGSAFSLLPAQNATGNWIKVVQRVPVRISLDPKELAEHPLRIGLSTLVTLDISHLDGATLGAPMPAAPVYATQTLSQPVQEAESAADAIIKKNLAK; this comes from the coding sequence ATGACGACCGACAACGACAAGCTACCGAATTCTAATAAACGTAAATTCGTTTTATTAGGGATCACCTTATTTTTTATTTTGGCAGGTATTGCTTATGCCATTTATTACACTTTGGTTTTATCGAAAGAAGTAGATACCGATAACGCCTATGTCGGCGGCAACCTGGTCACACTATCTTCACAAGTCACAGGCAATGTGCAAGAGATTCGTGCAGATGAAACCCAGTTGGTAAAAGCAGGTGCAGAGATATTAAAGCTCGATCCGATTGACGCCAATGTCGCACTCACCCAGGCAGAAGCGCGCCTCGGAACGACAGTACGACAATTGCGTGAGCGGTATTCCAATGTGGCGCAATACGAGGCGACTATCGAGCTTAAAAAGTTGAGCTTAAAAGATGCAGCAGATGATCTGGCGCGTCGCCAGCCTTTGGCCGCTGACCATACCTTGTCCGGTGAAGAAGTCGCACATGCAAAGCAAGCTGTCGATAACGCGAAAGCTTCGCTCGACGTAGCAATCAAGCAGGCGGATGCCAGCCGTGCAGCGGTCGCGGGAGTGAGTCTGGTGGAGAATCCTAGCGTCTTATCCGCAAAAGCGGATTATGTACAAGCCTGGCTCGCTGCTCGGCGTAACGCGGTACTGGCGCCAGTCACCGGGTATGTTGCCAAGCGCAGCGTTCAAGTGGGTAGTCGCGTCACTCCGGGTACAACATTGATGTTGATAGTGCCGCTGGATCAGTTATGGGTCGATGCTAATTTCAAAGAATCAGAATTACAAAATATCCGTCTGGGACAGGCTGCCCGGATCGAGGCAGATGTATATGGCAGCAAAGTGGTGTACCACGGTAAAGTCGTCGGATTATCCGCAGGTACTGGCAGTGCATTCTCCTTGCTGCCAGCACAAAACGCCACCGGCAACTGGATTAAAGTCGTGCAGCGGGTGCCAGTGCGTATCTCGCTCGATCCAAAAGAATTGGCAGAACATCCTTTGCGCATTGGCTTATCGACCTTGGTCACTTTGGATATTAGCCATCTGGATGGCGCTACGTTGGGTGCGCCGATGCCAGCAGCGCCGGTATACGCAACACAAACGTTAAGCCAACCTGTGCAAGAGGCCGAATCCGCCGCCGACGCGATTATCAAAAAGAATTTGGCGAAGTAA
- a CDS encoding efflux transporter outer membrane subunit — protein sequence MKNTTVKISFLLKRAAPLALMLAIAGCASIPPDQHLFPQKDIASAQLASDIKLASEGWPEKQWWTQYGDAQLNRLITQALTNSPSLGMTAARIGSANAALKINSADLAPEINFNGQETRQRYSSNGLFPKPIGGSYYTETILQVQARYDFDWWGKHRAQIVAAVGEVNARRADYAQAELTLATAITQSYFNLQSQWALLASMQKSVAKQSDIVADKAKRVQHGLATADDQRMADAELSRMNGQIAQIEAQIGGEREALHALIGGDSTVLADLKPQELHDISHALPSKLGMDLLARRPDLQASRWRVEASLSRVEAAQAAFYPDINLTGSLGLDSLSLGDLLKFASRTLYIGPTISLPLFDSERIQAQLGASRSQRNEVIADYNQSVFIAVRDVAQQAINVRGIDSKLQQQQKIVQTNADMLRSAQAKLKQGLAERGTVISAELALLRQQDDVLQLKNQQMQAEVSLIKALGGGYQADPAPLNSNSNQQTAQSH from the coding sequence GTGAAAAATACGACTGTGAAAATTTCTTTCTTACTCAAAAGAGCTGCGCCGCTTGCGCTGATGTTGGCTATTGCTGGCTGTGCCAGTATTCCACCAGATCAACATCTGTTTCCGCAAAAAGATATCGCAAGTGCGCAGCTGGCCTCAGACATTAAGTTGGCAAGCGAAGGGTGGCCCGAAAAGCAATGGTGGACGCAGTATGGCGACGCACAATTAAATCGCCTGATTACCCAAGCCCTGACCAATAGTCCAAGTCTGGGTATGACTGCCGCACGTATCGGCTCTGCCAATGCAGCGTTAAAGATCAATAGTGCAGATCTGGCACCCGAGATTAATTTCAACGGACAGGAAACCCGGCAACGTTATTCCTCCAATGGCTTGTTCCCAAAACCGATTGGTGGCAGCTATTACACGGAAACGATTCTGCAAGTGCAGGCGCGATATGACTTTGATTGGTGGGGAAAACATCGGGCACAAATCGTCGCGGCAGTGGGTGAAGTCAATGCACGTCGTGCCGATTATGCGCAAGCTGAGTTAACTTTAGCGACAGCGATTACGCAAAGTTATTTCAATTTACAAAGTCAGTGGGCGCTGCTCGCCAGCATGCAAAAAAGCGTCGCTAAACAAAGCGACATCGTGGCAGATAAAGCGAAGCGTGTTCAACATGGTTTGGCGACGGCAGATGACCAGCGGATGGCCGATGCAGAACTCAGTCGCATGAATGGACAGATTGCACAGATCGAAGCGCAAATCGGCGGAGAACGCGAAGCTTTACACGCTTTGATTGGTGGCGATAGCACAGTATTGGCTGATTTAAAACCGCAAGAGTTGCATGATATTTCTCACGCGCTACCCTCTAAATTAGGCATGGACTTATTAGCCAGAAGACCGGATTTACAAGCATCGCGCTGGCGTGTCGAAGCATCGTTGAGCCGTGTTGAGGCGGCGCAGGCGGCGTTTTATCCAGATATTAATTTAACCGGTTCCTTAGGCTTAGATTCTTTATCGCTGGGTGATTTGCTTAAATTTGCCAGCCGCACTTTATACATTGGCCCGACCATATCCTTACCGTTATTTGATAGCGAACGTATTCAGGCCCAGCTTGGTGCCAGTCGTTCGCAACGCAATGAGGTGATTGCCGATTACAACCAAAGCGTTTTCATTGCTGTACGTGACGTGGCACAACAAGCGATCAATGTGCGCGGCATCGATAGCAAGCTGCAACAACAGCAAAAAATAGTACAGACCAATGCAGACATGCTCCGCTCAGCGCAGGCTAAGTTAAAACAAGGACTGGCAGAGCGCGGCACAGTCATCAGTGCAGAACTCGCCTTGTTAAGGCAGCAGGATGATGTGTTGCAATTGAAGAATCAGCAAATGCAAGCCGAGGTATCTTTGATTAAAGCGCTGGGTGGCGGCTATCAGGCTGATCCTGCGCCCCTGAATTCAAACAGCAATCAGCAAACGGCGCAGAGCCATTGA
- a CDS encoding MDR family MFS transporter: protein MSSASSAALGGATIPAADDPSVNRFMITISIMLATIIQALDGTIANVALPHMQGSLSASQDQITWVLTSFIVAVAITTPLTGWLCDRFGQKNIFLISVAGFTLASVLCGLSGSLGQIVAARLLQGIFGAALVPLSQAVLLDINPREKHGSAMAVWGMGVMIGPILGPTLGGWLTDSYNWRWVFFINVPLGTMAFYGIWKYIHKTPAARRMSFDMFGFATLSIAIGSLQMLLDRGEQNDWFSSTETWVEAIILAMSFSYFVAHTALRPAGKSFLDYRLLKNPNYVTGLLFIFIVGMVLFATRALAPSMLQGLMDYPAKIAGLVTAPSGLGTMLAMMIVGRLVGKVDLRILLGIGFSITAFSLWQMTRYTLVLSQSDIVWPGVIQGIGLGLVFVPLSAATFATLTPEMRADGTAIYSLVRNIGSSIGIALVQTLLVRNTQIAHSSLVEKVTSTSAAFQDSTVASVYNLATTSSLTTLNGEITRQASMIAYVNDYWLMMIMTLMVIPLLILIRPPKKNATIEIDHAAMD, encoded by the coding sequence ATGAGCAGTGCATCTTCTGCCGCCTTGGGCGGAGCGACTATTCCCGCAGCCGATGATCCCAGCGTCAATCGTTTCATGATCACGATTTCTATCATGCTGGCGACGATTATCCAGGCGCTGGATGGCACCATTGCGAATGTCGCATTACCTCATATGCAGGGCAGCTTATCAGCGTCGCAAGATCAAATCACTTGGGTATTAACCTCATTTATTGTGGCTGTGGCCATTACTACGCCTTTGACGGGCTGGTTGTGTGATCGCTTTGGTCAGAAAAATATTTTCCTCATTTCTGTCGCTGGTTTTACGTTAGCGTCGGTGTTGTGTGGTTTGTCCGGTTCGCTCGGCCAGATCGTCGCCGCGCGCTTGTTGCAGGGTATTTTTGGTGCGGCGTTAGTGCCGTTGTCGCAAGCGGTTTTACTGGATATTAATCCGCGCGAAAAGCATGGTTCTGCCATGGCTGTCTGGGGCATGGGTGTGATGATAGGGCCGATTCTTGGCCCGACATTGGGTGGCTGGCTGACGGATAGTTATAACTGGCGCTGGGTGTTTTTTATCAATGTGCCGCTGGGCACGATGGCGTTTTACGGTATCTGGAAATACATCCACAAAACGCCGGCAGCACGCCGCATGAGTTTTGATATGTTTGGTTTTGCCACCTTGAGTATCGCGATTGGTTCTTTACAAATGCTGTTGGACAGAGGCGAGCAGAACGATTGGTTTTCTTCAACCGAGACTTGGGTAGAAGCGATCATTTTGGCGATGAGTTTTAGCTATTTTGTCGCGCATACCGCGTTACGGCCGGCGGGTAAATCGTTCCTCGATTATCGGCTGCTAAAAAATCCTAACTATGTGACGGGCCTGCTGTTTATTTTTATCGTTGGTATGGTGCTGTTTGCAACGCGTGCTCTGGCGCCGTCCATGCTGCAAGGCTTGATGGATTACCCCGCCAAAATTGCAGGCCTTGTTACCGCCCCTAGCGGTCTTGGCACCATGTTGGCGATGATGATCGTAGGGCGCCTGGTGGGCAAAGTTGATCTGCGGATTTTATTGGGTATTGGCTTCTCCATTACCGCATTCTCGCTCTGGCAAATGACCCGTTACACCTTAGTACTCTCCCAGAGCGATATTGTGTGGCCCGGTGTGATTCAGGGGATTGGACTGGGCTTGGTATTCGTGCCTTTGAGTGCGGCGACTTTTGCCACACTTACGCCAGAAATGCGCGCTGACGGTACCGCGATTTATAGCCTGGTTCGCAATATCGGCAGCAGTATTGGCATCGCTTTGGTGCAAACGCTGTTAGTGCGCAATACGCAAATCGCCCACTCTTCGCTGGTCGAAAAAGTCACCAGCACGAGCGCGGCATTTCAGGATAGTACCGTAGCGTCGGTTTATAACCTGGCGACAACCAGCAGCCTGACGACATTAAACGGTGAAATTACGCGGCAAGCATCGATGATCGCTTACGTCAATGACTACTGGTTGATGATGATCATGACCCTGATGGTGATCCCACTTTTAATTTTGATTCGTCCTCCGAAAAAGAATGCAACGATCGAAATTGATCATGCAGCGATGGACTAG
- a CDS encoding MarR family transcriptional regulator: MPSIEERFSAALHNTARTWRQALDRRLKYLGVGQASWMAIASIAKAGKPLSQTELANLLAVEDPTMVAMIDRLVKAGLVNRVPSQTDRRVKQVVLTDAGNEIYLKVKTEADAFRAEFLSKIDQEKLIAATELLEALQAAAELA; the protein is encoded by the coding sequence ATGCCCTCTATTGAAGAACGATTTTCCGCCGCATTACACAATACGGCACGTACCTGGCGGCAAGCGCTGGATCGGCGCTTGAAGTATTTGGGTGTTGGCCAAGCAAGCTGGATGGCGATTGCGAGTATCGCTAAGGCTGGTAAGCCTTTATCGCAAACCGAGTTGGCTAATTTGCTGGCCGTGGAAGATCCGACCATGGTTGCAATGATTGATCGCTTGGTCAAAGCAGGTCTGGTCAACAGGGTGCCATCGCAAACTGACCGGCGGGTAAAGCAAGTTGTACTGACCGATGCGGGCAACGAAATTTATCTGAAAGTGAAAACCGAAGCCGATGCGTTTCGCGCCGAATTTTTATCCAAGATTGATCAGGAAAAACTGATTGCAGCGACCGAATTATTAGAAGCGTTACAAGCGGCGGCGGAGTTGGCGTAA
- a CDS encoding EamA family transporter, producing the protein MASSTGWFYWAILSAVFAALTAIFAKIGIQGVDSDLATLIRTAIIIIVLTAFVAYTGKWSNPFELSSKTWLFLILSGLATGASWVCYFRALKIGDASKVAPVDKLSLVLVVVFAFIFLDERPSLREWAGITMVAGGVLLLAFKR; encoded by the coding sequence ATGGCTTCATCCACAGGCTGGTTTTATTGGGCGATCCTCTCCGCTGTATTTGCGGCATTGACCGCTATTTTTGCGAAGATAGGCATTCAGGGTGTCGATTCTGATCTGGCCACATTAATCCGCACTGCGATCATCATTATTGTACTAACCGCATTCGTTGCCTATACCGGCAAATGGTCGAATCCTTTTGAGCTATCCTCGAAAACCTGGTTATTCCTGATTTTGTCTGGCCTCGCTACTGGCGCATCCTGGGTTTGTTACTTCCGGGCGCTAAAAATAGGCGACGCATCCAAGGTCGCGCCGGTTGATAAGTTGAGTCTGGTGTTAGTAGTTGTTTTCGCATTTATATTCCTAGACGAACGCCCTTCCCTGCGCGAATGGGCAGGTATTACCATGGTCGCTGGCGGAGTTTTACTGCTGGCTTTTAAACGCTGA
- a CDS encoding DEAD/DEAH box helicase yields the protein MTFASLGLIDALQSTLDTLGYKTPTPVQAQAIPAVLAGRDLMAAAQTGTGKTAGFALPLLQRLTMEGPQVASNSVRVLVLVPTRELAEQVYESFCDYGGSLPLRMAVAYGGISINPQMMKLRKGLDVLVATPGRLLDLHSQNAVKFDQLQTLVLDEADRMLDLGFSRELDAIMATLPKRRQTLLFSATFSDAIRTLAKGLLNDPLSIEVSPRNTTVKSVKQWMIPVDKKRKAELFCHLLKKRRWGQVLVFVKTRKGVDELVDTLIAKGIKADAIHGDKPQPARLRALNSFKANEIQILVATDVAARGLDIDDLPQVVNFDLPTVAEDYIHRIGRTGRAGATGEAISIVCADEVELLAAIEILTKNTLQRIEEPGFEAEHRVPVTNTAGQVLKKPKKLKKPKVFTNPVAKTLPKAKTKTAINKGSQRQAGTGSRKPKT from the coding sequence ATGACTTTTGCTTCCCTCGGCTTAATCGACGCGCTGCAAAGCACGCTCGATACTCTCGGTTATAAAACTCCCACTCCCGTTCAGGCGCAGGCTATTCCTGCTGTTTTAGCCGGTCGTGATTTGATGGCAGCGGCGCAAACCGGCACGGGTAAAACCGCAGGCTTTGCGCTGCCGCTATTACAGCGACTGACCATGGAAGGCCCACAAGTTGCCAGCAATTCTGTGCGTGTTTTGGTACTCGTGCCTACGCGTGAACTGGCGGAGCAAGTGTATGAAAGCTTTTGCGATTATGGCGGTAGTTTGCCCTTACGCATGGCAGTTGCTTATGGCGGCATCAGCATCAATCCGCAGATGATGAAGTTGCGTAAAGGCCTGGATGTATTAGTGGCGACACCGGGGCGCTTACTCGATTTACATAGCCAAAACGCGGTAAAGTTTGATCAACTGCAAACCTTGGTACTGGACGAAGCAGACCGGATGTTAGATCTGGGATTTTCGCGCGAATTAGATGCCATCATGGCGACGCTGCCAAAGCGCCGCCAGACTTTGCTGTTCTCTGCCACATTTTCAGACGCCATTCGCACCCTAGCAAAAGGCTTGCTGAACGATCCACTGAGTATTGAAGTCAGTCCGCGCAATACCACAGTAAAAAGTGTCAAACAGTGGATGATCCCGGTCGACAAAAAACGCAAGGCGGAATTGTTTTGCCATTTATTAAAAAAGCGGCGCTGGGGTCAGGTGCTGGTCTTTGTCAAAACTCGCAAAGGTGTGGATGAACTAGTCGATACTTTAATCGCCAAAGGCATTAAAGCCGATGCCATCCATGGCGATAAACCACAACCTGCCCGCCTCCGTGCCTTAAACAGCTTTAAAGCAAATGAGATACAAATTCTGGTCGCAACCGATGTCGCCGCACGCGGATTAGATATCGACGATTTGCCACAAGTCGTTAATTTTGATTTGCCGACGGTGGCAGAAGATTACATCCATCGCATCGGCCGCACCGGCAGAGCTGGCGCCACAGGCGAAGCGATTTCTATCGTCTGCGCGGACGAGGTAGAGCTACTGGCAGCAATAGAAATACTGACCAAAAATACCCTACAGCGAATCGAAGAACCTGGCTTTGAAGCCGAGCACCGGGTGCCTGTCACCAATACGGCTGGACAAGTATTGAAAAAACCGAAGAAGCTCAAAAAACCTAAAGTATTTACAAATCCCGTCGCTAAAACCTTACCGAAGGCGAAGACGAAAACTGCCATTAATAAAGGGAGCCAGCGTCAAGCCGGAACGGGGTCCAGAAAGCCCAAAACGTAA
- the upp gene encoding uracil phosphoribosyltransferase: MLSDYVTEIRHPLMQHKLTLMRSKETTTDNFRRLLREISQMLAYEVTRDLPLEKVTIETPMATIEAPTISGKKLCVISVLRAGNGILDGMLDLLPAARVGHIGLYRDPETLEPVEYYFKVPEDIAERLVIVVDPMLATGNSAAAAITRIKQNGATSIKFVCLLAAPEGIKVMQAAHPDVSILTASIDDCLNEHGYIIPGLGDAGDRLFGTK, from the coding sequence ATCTTGTCAGACTATGTGACCGAAATCAGACACCCTCTGATGCAACACAAACTCACTCTCATGCGCAGCAAAGAAACGACCACGGATAACTTCCGCCGTCTGTTGCGTGAAATTAGCCAGATGCTGGCATATGAAGTCACCCGCGATTTGCCTTTGGAAAAAGTGACAATAGAAACCCCGATGGCGACCATCGAGGCGCCGACCATCAGCGGCAAAAAGCTGTGCGTCATCTCAGTACTGCGTGCTGGTAACGGTATTTTGGATGGCATGCTGGATTTGTTACCGGCGGCACGCGTTGGTCATATTGGTTTGTACCGCGATCCTGAAACATTGGAGCCGGTCGAGTATTACTTTAAAGTGCCAGAAGATATCGCAGAACGTTTAGTGATCGTGGTCGATCCTATGCTGGCAACCGGCAATTCGGCAGCAGCGGCGATTACCCGCATCAAACAAAATGGCGCGACGTCAATCAAATTTGTTTGCTTGCTGGCTGCACCTGAAGGCATCAAAGTGATGCAAGCGGCCCATCCTGATGTGTCTATCCTGACAGCATCGATAGACGATTGCCTGAACGAACATGGCTACATCATCCCTGGTCTTGGTGATGCGGGTGATCGTTTATTCGGAACTAAGTAA